gGCAAACGTGCATTGTCGTTCTCgttgaaatcaaaattgcaACAACCTTGCTATGTCTCGTCTGTCCCACCCTGCGTCATACGTCGTATTTTCTTTGCTAAGTAAATATTACTTAATGgttttgtgtgttggtgtgtgctTAGaatatgtatctatgtatgcACCGTGCCCAAATACACTTGtgcgtatgtgtttgtgtgtgtatgtcggAGAGGagtgcatatgtatgtgtgtgcgtgtgtttgtgttttttcttctttccaacaatattgaattcaattaaacaaattaacgaAAAGCTCACGCGTATAGATATTTCACACCAAAGCGCATCGatatcaattattttcaatttgctgatTTCGCCGTTATTGTCCGCTTTTTTGCTCATTGATTGCGGTGCCTATATAGAAGTGGGGTTATGTTTGCGTCAcccaaatattttgttgtgccCAATAAGTTCTATTCCGTCTGCCTTAATGAAACCCAAGGGTGACGGGAAACAAGGGAGAGAAATGTCTTCTTGATGCCAAAAACTATAGCTATATAGGATTGTCTGGCGGAAACGGCCGCAGACGCCATCGAGACAAGGtaaaagttgcaaaaaaaaaaaaataaattggctCATATAAATCGTTGTTGTCTTCAATCCGGACCCGGAAGTTTGTTTGTCCGCCTGTCATGTCGCCTTCATACAATTATGCTATAAATTGTGAATTAGTTttctaaatatgtattttgcaAAAACCAGAAAAAATCTCTCGTTTTAGTGCCGCCATctattgtgttttttctttctcgaTACTTCGCTGCTTTAGGTTCGATAATTAGCATAATCGATTTATCGAGcagaattgttttgtttacaaaataaattaatgcatatatttcgtaaattttcttcattttaggCAAAGGAAATTCTCTCGAAGGAATCCAATGTGCAGGAGGTGAAATGCCCCGTCACAGTTTGCGGCGATGTGCACGGCCAGTTTCACGATTTGATGGAACTGTTCCGGATAGGCGGCAAGTCGCCCGATACAAATTATTTGTTCATGGGCGATTATGTTGATCGTGGCTACTATTCGGTGGAGACGGTCACGCTGCTAGTGTCGCTCAAAGTGCGCTATCGGGAGCGCATCACCATCCTGCGTGGCAATCACGAATCCCGTCAGATCACACAGGTCTATGGGTTCTATGATGAGTGCCTGCGAAAGTATGGCAACGCGAATGTGTGGAAGTATTTTACCGATTTGTTCGACTACTTGCCGTTAACGGCGCTGGTGGACGGCCAAATCTTTTGCCTACACGGAGGATTGAGTCCTTCGATTGATAGCTTGGATCATATACGTGCATTGGATCGCTTGCAGGAGGTGCCCCACGAGGGACCCATGTGCGATCTGCTGTGGTCCGATCCTGATGACAGGGGTGGCTGGGGCATTTCCCCACGCGGAGCTGGCTACACCTTTGGACAGGTAAGCTGTCATTTCGAATTTATAATGCCCAGTTCTAATATgtaatgtattttgtttgacAGGATATATCAGAAACGTTTAACAACACAAACGGCTTGACTTTGGTCTCGCGTGCACATCAGCTGGTGATGGAAGGCTACAACTGGTGTCATGATCGCAATGTTGTCACAATATTCTCAGCGCCAAACTATTGCTACAGATGTGGTAATCAAGCGGCTCTCATGGAACTGGATGATTCACTTAAATTTTCATTGTAAGTATTCCATATGCAATGATTCACACtcattgtattttattgataacACTACTAATCAAtgcattctctctctcttgcactTTTTGCTATCTGTGCCACTTGCAGCCTACAATTTGACCCAGCACCGCGACGCGGAGAGCCCCACGTAACGCGAAGAACACCAGATTATTTCCTTTAAGCTGTTTGCTCTCGGCACACGTGCAGCTTAAacatttatacacacacatattacaTCGcattataacaacaacagaaaaaatataaacaaaacgcaaaacagcaaaaaaatacataaaaaaaaaaacaaaaaacaataacctGTAACAATTTCGATGCATTTTGTGTTGTACAATTGagaagcagctgcagttgccacaaagaaaaaaacaaaactaaacaaaaaacagaaacagaaatatgaatgaaaaaagATAACAAAATTCTTCTGCGCGAAAATTGTAAATGCATTGAATGTTGTTGAACGTGGGTCGAAAGACGCGCAACGGGGGGTGCCGAGTGTGAAGAGCAGAAGCGGGATTAGAAGGAGCAGCAGTAGcaggcagaagcagaagagcagcagcagagggaGAAAGAGCGGGGCGGATAATACAATCCAATCAAACctaccaaccaaccaaccaagcaagcaacaacaaaacacaacaaccaacaacaactacaactacttagctaaatttgttaatttataaaataacgAACTAAGCGTCGCGAGCAGCAAAAGCCAGAAATATGATGGATGGATATGGAAGGATGATGGAATAAATAGAATTGGAATGGAGTATAGAACGAAACACGGAACCCAACCGAATGAAGTCGAGTCCAGCAGCAGAGCCGAGCCAAGCCGGGATGTGGGTTGGGCACACGTTTTTTTGTCATTGACGTACAATGGACAGACAGAGGACTTTAGTAGGAGGACAAGAACATCAAAGCAAACATCGCGGGGGACAGAGCAGAACAGAAACAGAACGGAGAACAGAGAGAAGGAGATGATAGCGGGGACAGCTGGGCGGGTTCAGcgattcaaataaaataaaaaaaattattaaggaatacaaacaaaaagaaatttaatattactgattacaattaaaaaaaagaaaaattatttaaaaaaaattatacaaaaaaaaagagaacaaaacaaaaaaaaagtaaattcattCAGAGAATGTTCCTGTCTTCACTTTTGCTTTCAAATCATCAAATTTCATATGAATGCTTTTTG
This window of the Drosophila albomicans strain 15112-1751.03 chromosome 2L, ASM965048v2, whole genome shotgun sequence genome carries:
- the LOC117564002 gene encoding serine/threonine-protein phosphatase PP2A; this translates as MEDKATTKDLDQWIEQLNECNQLTETQVRTLCDKAKEILSKESNVQEVKCPVTVCGDVHGQFHDLMELFRIGGKSPDTNYLFMGDYVDRGYYSVETVTLLVSLKVRYRERITILRGNHESRQITQVYGFYDECLRKYGNANVWKYFTDLFDYLPLTALVDGQIFCLHGGLSPSIDSLDHIRALDRLQEVPHEGPMCDLLWSDPDDRGGWGISPRGAGYTFGQDISETFNNTNGLTLVSRAHQLVMEGYNWCHDRNVVTIFSAPNYCYRCGNQAALMELDDSLKFSFLQFDPAPRRGEPHVTRRTPDYFL